The genomic window AGACAACCACTTTCTTGCCGCCGAAGATATCGGCTGTGGTCTTTTCTTCCCAGCGGAAAGGGTTATCACCGCCTACGGACTCGTCGCGTACGCGGGTTTTGAAAGTCGCTTCTGGTACCTGTGTCGTCACGTCTAAGCTCTCCTTGATCAGTTAATAAAAGTACGGTTGGTCTGGCGATCTCCCGTGTGAACACCGCCCCAACTATCTAACCACGCCATCATAGCGAAGATACTACAATCGATAAAACGATATTTATCGCATTAGCTGTTCGATTTTATCGATCAGTCCTAGGCTGCCCGCTGCCCCTCGGACGCGGTTTCCCTGGGCGGCTCGTAGCGCAAGGCTGCCTCGTCAAAGCGCATCTCTTCAAACTCCTGCTTCTCCCGCAGATAGTTCTGGGAGTTCACCCAGGGGTTACGATCACCCTGCCTGGGAAACAGATGCATGACCCGCTGCATATAGCCGGCGGAGAAATCATCAATCCAGGGTCTCGGCGTCATCGCCGGCAGCTCGTCTTCGATTTCGGGAGTCACCACGGCAGCCCCGGTGCTGTCCATGTGCGCGAGGAGGCGACACATCCACTGGGATACGATGTCCGCGCGGAGCGTCCAGGAGGCGTTGATGTAGCCAAAGACCGACACCATGTTGGGCAGCCCCGTGCACATCATGCCGCGGTAGGACCAGCTCGAGGGAATATCAAAACGCTCACCGTCCACCTGAAGATCGATGCCCCCCATGAGCTCCAGTTCCAGCCCCGTGGCCGACACGATGATGTCCGCAGCGATCTCGGTTCCATCCGCGAGGCGCACGCCCCCGGGCGTCAGGGTCTCGATCTGATTGGTGACTACGCGTGCCTTACCACCCTTTATCGCCGCAAACAGGTCGCTGTCCGGGACCAGGCAAAGGCGCTGATCCCAGGGATTATACTGAGGCGTGAAGTCGGCCATATCGCCGGCATCACCCAGCTCCTTGCGCGTTCGATCCAGGAGCATCTGACGCACTTTTTCCGGCTGTTTCCGGGTTTTTTTGTAGAGCCAGTGCTGCATGCGAGTGTTCTTCCAACGGGTGGCGCTGTAGGCCCAGCTCTTGGGTAGAACAGCACGCAGCAGGTTCGCAATCCAATCCGTGGAAGGACGGGACACCACCCAGGTGGGCGAGCGCTGGAGCATCACCACTTCTGCCGCTTTATCGGCCATGGAGGGCACCAGGGTCATTGCCGTGGCACCGGAACCGATAATAAGAACTCGCTTGCCCTCGTAATCGAGATTCTCGGGCCAGAACTGCGGGTGGATAAACTCCCCCGCAAAACTATCGCGTCCCGGAAACTCCGGTTGATGGCCGTGGGTGTAGTTGTAGTAGCCCGCGCACAAATGCAAAAAACGGGTTTTCAGGTGCGTTTCCTCGCCGTTTTCTCCATCATCAATGATCAGCTCCCAGCACTGCTCCCGACTATCCCAGTTTGCCCGCTTTACCTTGTGTCGATAACGGATCAGGGATTCAAGGCCGTACTCTCTGGCCGTCTCCCGCACGTAGCTGAGTATCGAGGGGCCATCAGCAATGGCCTTGGACGCCTCCCAGGGTTTAAAGCTGTAGCCCAGGGTGTGCATGTCGCTGTCCGAGCGGATGCCGGGGTAGCGAAACAGGTCCCAGGTACCGCCGCTGCGCTCCCGGCCTTCGAGAATAGCGATTTTTCGCTCGGGACAGCTGCGCTTCAGGTGACAGGCCGCGCCGACACCGGAAAGTCCCGCACCGATAATCACGACATCAAGAATCTCGCTCATAAATTTCCACCCTGGCAATACATGTGTGCACAGAAGCGCATCAGTTCCCTGTACGTACTATCTACTATCGGGCGCTGCGACCACGACCCGCTGCGATTCTCAGACGCAGGGCGTTGAGTTTGATAAAGCCCTCGGCATCCGCCTGATCGTAGGCGCCGGCGTCGTCCTCAAAGGTT from Congregibacter litoralis KT71 includes these protein-coding regions:
- a CDS encoding flavin-containing monooxygenase, which codes for MSEILDVVIIGAGLSGVGAACHLKRSCPERKIAILEGRERSGGTWDLFRYPGIRSDSDMHTLGYSFKPWEASKAIADGPSILSYVRETAREYGLESLIRYRHKVKRANWDSREQCWELIIDDGENGEETHLKTRFLHLCAGYYNYTHGHQPEFPGRDSFAGEFIHPQFWPENLDYEGKRVLIIGSGATAMTLVPSMADKAAEVVMLQRSPTWVVSRPSTDWIANLLRAVLPKSWAYSATRWKNTRMQHWLYKKTRKQPEKVRQMLLDRTRKELGDAGDMADFTPQYNPWDQRLCLVPDSDLFAAIKGGKARVVTNQIETLTPGGVRLADGTEIAADIIVSATGLELELMGGIDLQVDGERFDIPSSWSYRGMMCTGLPNMVSVFGYINASWTLRADIVSQWMCRLLAHMDSTGAAVVTPEIEDELPAMTPRPWIDDFSAGYMQRVMHLFPRQGDRNPWVNSQNYLREKQEFEEMRFDEAALRYEPPRETASEGQRAA